In Dromiciops gliroides isolate mDroGli1 chromosome 5, mDroGli1.pri, whole genome shotgun sequence, the following are encoded in one genomic region:
- the LOC122728540 gene encoding trypsin-like — protein sequence MKSLLILAFVGLAVAFSSDDDEDKIVGGYTCEKSLPYQVSLNAGRRHICGGSLINKEWVLSAAHCYSLQGFQVRLGESDIRAFEGSEQFISVAKVILHPGFNKKTVDNDIMLIKLKTPAILNRRVAPISLPHSCASTGTRCLVSGWGNTANYGVTYPNRLQCLRAPILSDDECQASYPRKITENMVCAGFLEGGKDSCQGDSGGPLVCNGELQGIVSWGLGCAVKNKPGIYTKVCNYVDWIEETIIANS from the exons ATGAAGTCCCTGCTGATCCTAGCCTTTGTGGGACTGGCTG TTGCTTTCTCCTctgatgatgatgaagacaaGATTGTTGGAGGTTACACCTGTGAGAAATCCCTCCCCTACCAGGTGTCCCTGAATGCTGGCCGCCGCCATATCTGTGGTGGGTCCCTCATCAATAAAGAATGGGTGCTATCTGCTGCTCACTGCTACTCCTT ACAAGGCTTCCAAGTGAGACTTGGAGAGAGTGACATCAGAGCCTTTGAAGGAAGTGAACAGTTCATCTCTGTAGCTAAGGTCATCCTGCATCCAGGCTTCAACAAGAAGACAGTGGACAATGACATTATGCTGATCAAGCTGAAAACACCAGCCATTCTAAATAGACGAGTTGCTCCCATCTCCTTGCCCCATTCCTGTGCTTCCACAGGCACAAGGTGTCTCGTCTCTGGTTGGGGCAACACCGCGAACTATGGTG TTACCTACCCCAATCGGCTGCAGTGTTTGAGGGCTCCTATTCTGTCTGATGATGAATGCCAGGCCTCCTACCCTAGAAAGATCACAGAAAATATGGTTTGTGCTGGCTTCCTAGAAGGAGGCAAAGATTCCTGCCAG GGAGACTCAGGTGGCCCTCTGGTCTGTAATGGAGAACTCCAGGGTATTGTCTCCTGGGGCCTTGGCTGTGCTGTAAAGAACAAACCTGGTATATACACCAAGGTCTGCAATTATGTGGACTGGATTGAGGAGACAATTATTGCCAACAGCTGA